A region from the Toxotes jaculatrix isolate fToxJac2 chromosome 2, fToxJac2.pri, whole genome shotgun sequence genome encodes:
- the LOC121193676 gene encoding doublesex- and mab-3-related transcription factor B1-like, with protein MGSVEPLITMSSERGRGSGDHSPASTLMLSRTESDYRVTSEEEPPPFVPPPLHSPPPPPRPSPPPAPRPLHLEDENYFADDESEEP; from the exons atgggatcagtggagccatta ATCACTATGTCAAGTGAGAGAGGTCGGGGTAGTGGGGACCACAGTCCT GCTTCCACCCTCATGCTCAGCAGGACC GAGAGTGACTACAGAGTGACCTCGGAGGAAGAACCCCCACCTTttgttccacctcctcttcactctccacctcctcctcctcgccctTCACCTCCACCAGCTCCAAGGCCACTGCACCTTGAAGATGAGAAT TACTTTGCAGATGATGAGAGCGAGGAGCCTTAA
- the LOC121187754 gene encoding poly(A) polymerase alpha-like yields MAYCTVSAYTSYRDPRIKNLPEVVSDNVGGKIFPFGSFHLGAHSKGADIDDSFFCPQAVEEASVPVIKLCYDGTEIIFFARLLQRSVPENLKVCNNELLKNLDIFCVRSLSGKHQIKSDRVTEEILSLVPNVYNFRLALRTIKLWAKRRNIYSNKLGFLGGVSWAILVARICQLFPNAIASTLVIKFFKICSMWVWSVPVCLREVKDCLYNLPFWDPRVNPSNRCHIMPIITPAYPQQNTSYNVSPSTFTIITEEIKRGMTSLVESKIRLLVGILERNVNISLAHINLQLFPGPRKNNIEGVSTSWLIGLILNTDGSKNQKIDLTSDLLSFTDVTDAIYTQAKTSEVYEEGTTISAKYMQRENLCWQMPDGSQKNVFSPKAQPAESNVSTATPSSMTPQATKRPRSVSSEASTSKRIKLDTEPQQETKQTGHDESGVSLGKSPSPSKKRPGTPELETPTKKPRYDLNQPTVELSEQLPGPTKPVSVKKGSMKLHLVRYAEPSAQRELSYGTDAATLVSSSKKKMTCFLQHA; encoded by the exons ATGGCGTACTGCACTGTATCGGCGTACACATCGTATCGTGACCCACGTATCAAG AACTTACCTGAAGTTGTTTCTGACAATGTTGGAGGTAAGATCTTTCCTTTTGGCTCTTTTCACCTGGGAGCTCACTCCAAAG GTGCTGATATTGATGACAGTTTCTTTTGTCCTCAGGCTGTGGAAGAGGCGTCTGTCCCTGTTATCAAGCTGTGCTATGACGGGACTGAGATAATTT TTTTTGCCCGGCTGCTGCAGAGGTCCGTTCCAGAAAATCTCAAGGTTTGCAACAATGAGCTCTTGAAGAACCTGGATATATTCTGTGTCAGGAGTCTCAGTGGTAAGCATCAGATTAAA AGTGACCGAGTGACAGAGGAGATCCTCAGCCTTGTGCCTAATGTGTATAACTTCAGGCTGGCTTTGAGAACCATCAAGCTGTGGGCCAAAC GTCGTAACATTTACTCTAACAAGCTGGGATTCCTGGGCGGTGTATCATGGGCCATACTGGTCGCCAGGATTTGTCAATTATTTCCAAATGCCATCGCTTCCACCCTGGTGATCAAATTTTTCAAGATCTGCTCAATGTG ggTGTGGTCCGTCCCAGTTTGCTTGAGGGAGGTAAAGGACTGCCTCTACAACCTTCCTTTCTGGGACCCCAGG GTGAATCCAAGCAACCGCTGCCACATAATGCCCATCATTACCCCGGCATACCCACAGCAGAACACGTCCTACAACGTGTCTCCCTCCACCTTCACAATCATAACAGAGGAGATCAAACGGGGTAT GACGAGCCTGGTGGAGTCTAAAATCAGACTCCTGGTGGGAATTCTGGAGAGGAATGTGAACATTTCCCTGGCTCACATTAATCTACAGCTGTTCCCTGGACCCAGGAAGAACAACAT agagGGAGTGAGCACATCTTGGCTTATTGGACTCATCTTAAATACAGACGGGTCCAAAAACCAGAAGATagacctgacctctgacctcctctctttcactgatgtcacagatgcca TCTACACCCAGGCAAAGACCAGTGAAGTGTATGAAGAGGGAACGACAATATCGGCCAAATACATGCAGAGGGAGAACCTTTGCTGGCAGATGCCTGATGGctcacagaaaaatgttttcagcccAAAAGCACAGCCTGCA GAATCGAATGTGTCCACAGCCACTCCCTCCTCCATGACTCCACAGGCCACAAAGAGACCTCGTTCTGTGAGttcagaagcatcaacatccaAGAGGATCAAACTTGACACTGAACcacaacaggagacaaaacaaaccgGCCATGACGAGTCAGGTGTCTCGCTTGGTAAGAGTCCTTCTCCAAGCAAAAAGAGACCTGGCACTCCTGAGCTTGAGACGCCGACAAAGAAACCCAGATATGACCTG AATCAGCCCACTGTTGAGCTGAGTGAGCAGCTTCCCGGCCCCACCAAACCTGTCAGTGTGAAGAAAGGCTCCATGAAACTACACCTTGTCAG GTACGCTGAAccatcagcacagagagaacTATCATATGGGACAGACGCTGCGACTCTGGTCTCCTCTTCCAAGAAGAAGATGACATGTTTCTTGCAGCATGCCTag